A portion of the Deltaproteobacteria bacterium genome contains these proteins:
- the hflX gene encoding GTPase HflX: protein MGKRDNDKRVSNAPLSQRWESGKTLLKPKERIVCVGIGLKTENFIELKESLIELEELATSAGGEVVGSVTQVLPQFNSATLIGTGKVQEIGELVRDSEASVVAVDRHLSGVQIRNLESEWKVRVVDRSQVILDIFAQRAQTYEGKLQVELAQMLDQLPRMVDAWMGSLSRQGGGIGTRGPGETALEMDRRRIRERVKQIKKQLENVSSHRAQHRASRRRNRIPSFALIGYTNSGKSTLINCLTQSNVLAKDLLFATLDPTTRKVFLPDAPPAVVTDTVGFIRKLPTHLIEAFKATLEESADADILIHVVDLSSPQMTTQVEIVQKLIEDFGWSDKPVIHVFNKVDQASFDKQFHVKAFPRVFVSALTGEGMERLKRLMVEQIEALSHEFDFFIPRESEHRIFDLGRETKIVRREPGTAGTFLRVSLTPVQLTKWKEFLVEADATAP, encoded by the coding sequence ATCGGAAAACGTGACAACGACAAAAGAGTCTCAAATGCGCCACTTTCCCAAAGATGGGAATCCGGCAAGACACTTCTCAAACCGAAAGAACGCATTGTCTGCGTCGGCATCGGACTTAAAACTGAAAACTTCATCGAGTTAAAAGAAAGCCTCATCGAACTCGAAGAGCTCGCGACCTCCGCTGGCGGCGAAGTGGTCGGATCGGTAACTCAAGTATTACCACAATTTAATTCCGCAACTCTGATCGGCACTGGCAAGGTTCAAGAAATCGGCGAGCTCGTTCGGGACTCCGAAGCTTCCGTTGTTGCGGTCGACCGGCATCTCTCGGGAGTTCAAATTCGAAACTTAGAGTCTGAATGGAAAGTTCGCGTGGTCGATCGAAGCCAAGTCATTTTAGACATCTTCGCTCAGCGCGCGCAAACCTATGAAGGTAAACTTCAGGTTGAGCTTGCGCAAATGCTGGATCAGCTTCCGCGCATGGTTGATGCATGGATGGGATCGCTTTCTCGCCAAGGCGGCGGAATAGGAACTCGAGGCCCAGGTGAAACAGCACTTGAAATGGACCGACGCCGCATTCGCGAACGCGTAAAGCAAATCAAAAAACAACTCGAAAACGTAAGTTCCCATCGCGCACAGCACCGGGCATCGCGAAGGCGAAATCGAATCCCAAGCTTTGCTCTGATTGGCTACACGAACTCGGGTAAATCGACACTCATCAATTGCCTCACACAATCGAATGTCTTAGCGAAAGACCTTCTCTTTGCCACGCTCGATCCGACGACGCGCAAAGTTTTTTTGCCTGACGCCCCACCGGCGGTTGTGACTGATACGGTTGGATTCATTCGCAAGCTGCCAACACATCTCATCGAAGCTTTTAAGGCGACGCTCGAAGAATCCGCCGATGCGGATATTTTAATTCATGTGGTCGACCTCTCCTCGCCGCAAATGACGACTCAAGTGGAGATCGTGCAGAAGCTGATTGAGGACTTTGGCTGGAGCGATAAACCGGTCATTCACGTCTTTAACAAAGTCGATCAAGCAAGCTTTGATAAACAGTTTCATGTAAAAGCATTCCCGCGGGTTTTTGTCAGTGCGCTTACAGGTGAAGGGATGGAGCGACTGAAACGGCTGATGGTGGAACAAATCGAAGCCTTAAGCCATGAATTCGACTTTTTTATCCCGCGCGAATCTGAACATCGTATTTTCGATCTCGGCCGTGAAACGAAAATCGTCCGACGCGAACCCGGCACGGCCGGAACGTTCCTACGAGTCTCCCTGACGCCGGTTCAGCTGACAAAGTGGAAAGAGTTTCTCGTCGAAGCGGATGCGACCGCGCCATGA